The genomic interval CTGTCCTAAGAAGGGGACAAACGGACAGTCTTAGAGGTCCCTTTCAGCCCAATGTGTCTGACATACAGAGATGGGTCCTTAGGGTCTGAGATGGAACCCCTAGGTTCTGATGCCATTTTGATGGTTCTGAGATTAATGCTAATGATCCAAGGTTCTGAGACGGTCTTCTGTGTCTGAGAGTGATCTCAGGGTTCTGAGTCATACCTGAAGGTTCTGAAATCGGCTCCATTTGCCCAACATTAACCCCCAGATCCTGAGGCTGACCTCAAGATTTTCTGATGGTTTCTAAAGGGGAGGCGAGAATTTTATCACAGAACCACCCATGCACCCAGATGTTTTCTAAGAGGACGAGAGGGACCCAGAGATTCTGAGGTTGATGGAATCTTTGGTTCTGTCCATCAGAATATTAGAATAAATCGGCAGAGCCTAGGGTCTTTCTGGTGGGTGGGAGGAAGTGAGGGTGAACTGGGAGTGCCTGGAGGGAGCCTGCCTTGGCATGCTTTTCTGGGTCTCTGTGGGTTCTGCTGGGTCTGGTGTGGGTAGGAGGGGGCTTGTTTGCCTGCAGCAGGTGTGGTCCTATGGGTGCATGAAATAGACCTCTTTATGGGGTGGAGGGCAAGGTGTAGGGTCCCAGCTCTGGGAGCCTGGTTCCACCCTCCTGGTATGAGATGGAAGACACAACCTCACCCAGATGCATCCAGCAGCTCTGTAACTCAGGCAGAGGCAAAGCACAGACTAACAGAaaacccccttccccacccactcACATGTTTCCCCTCTGTTCCATCTCTATGGGGCACTCCCTACCCAGCCCCGGTCCCAGATGAAACCTACAAGTAAAACCACACTATTTCTAACCCACTTTCTGACACcaaatgtgtgtgttttcactACACAGAACAGTTCTGGAAAtctgacaccagctgggtgtccctATGCTTCAGTTCAACCCTAACACACCTACCCAGAGTCAGTGCAAACCCTCAGCGGTTCAGGGTCCTAATACATGTAGGATTAGGGCCCCACAGGGCTGCTCCTGCCTCCTGGGCTTCTGACCCACCAGCTATAAATCAGAGTTCCCATAACCCACTCCCTGGTCTGATGTTTTGCCagaatggctcacagaactcaggaaagctcTTACTTACATTaccccatttatgataaaagataTGACTTagaaacagccagatggaagagatacaCAGGACAAGGTTATGGAGACGGGCCTGGAGCTTCTGTGCCTTCTCCGGGCACTGTGTCCCAGCACAAACATGCATCCACCCACCAGGAAGCTCtctgccacccccagcccctctcccctccttagAGGTCAGGGGTTGGGGGTAGGACTTAAAGAAGTTCCATCCCTAAGTGTCACTCAGTGTGGGTGACATGGACTTATTGTGAATGACAAAAGATGCTCCTCTCGCCTCTACTATTCTGAAATCCCTAGGGTTgtaggagctctgtgccaagaACAGGGCAAAgagcaaatgtatatatatatttttaaactttttattttatattatgttagagttgattaacaatgttgtgttagtttcaggtatgcagcaaagggactcagctatacatatacatgtagctattctttttcaaattctttcccccaCAATGTATATTTCTTATAACATCACACTCCTGAGTGTGGTATACTGGGGTGGCCTGTTGACTGCAGCCCAAGGGCACAGGGGCAACTGAGAGAGGGGCCATGCCTGGGAAAGACCTGGGTCCAGCCAGGGCTTGAACTTGGGACTCCAGGCGTGGGGGGCTCCACTCCCTCTGTTTATGCTAAAAGCTCCTGGTGGGGCAGGGGTAGGTCCCAGTCTGCACTGGGTGGCTGCACCTGCTTTCTGGGAATCTCTGTTGAGGGGGTCTGGCAGGTGGTATATCCGTCCTATCTCCCAGCTCAAGGCTGCACTGGACATCAGGTGGACAGACTCTCTGCCAGACTCTCAGCCTGTGTCCCATATTTGCACCTGTGGGTGACAGGCCCCTCACCCCAAGCTTTGCAAAGGCTTGTTGTGCCCTGGAGTTGAGGTTGTGGATTGACAGCCTGCCCTCCAAGCCTCCTCCCCGTTGCTTCCTGCCAGGCCGAGATTGTGAAGCGCCTCAGTGGGATATGTGCTCAGATTAtccccttcctgactcaggaggtGAGTGGGCttcgtgggggtgggggaggggaactgGAAGAAGGATTTGGCCTGGGGGTCTAGGCACTGGCTGGGCTGGGACTTTCAGGATGGAGGCAGGTGTTGGCTGAGAGGGAAGGGGGTTGGTGCTCAAACCTGCAGCCAGGCTGCCTCGATCTAAATCCTGGCCATGTGGCCTCGGGCTAGTGGCTTGCCCTGTCTGTGCctctgtcataaaatttagaacagCGGCTACATACAAGGTGGTTAAGATGATGCTGGTGTTTAGTAAACACCTAATAAAAGTCTGTCCCTGGTACTTAGTCCCTACATTATGCTGATGGAAatcagccagtcacaaaaggacataTACTATGTGATTCCACTCACAGGAGGTCCCTGGAGGAGTCAGATCCACAGAGCCAGGAAGTAGGTGGTGGGgccaagggctgggggagggaacgGGGTGTCAGTATttcatggggacagagtttccatttgggaagatgagaaagttctggagatgattGTGGGAATGGTTGCAGGACAATGTGAATGTGCTTAATACCACTTAAACATGATTACAGGGTAATTCTTATGTACTTGTAATCACAATAATACAAAAATGTGGAAAGGGGCAGATAAGGCAAGAGAGTGTGAGCACTTCattgaaacttaaaaaataaagttagccctTGTGCAAATGCCCCAAGCTCTTCaggatctttgcaacccccattCCTTCTTCCATCTGGAACATTCTATCTCCAGAGAGATGAGAGGACAGATTCTGACACAAGGTGCCTACACAGGGGGCCCTCACTGTGTTGGAGACCACAAAAGGGGAAAGATGCTCCTTTTGGTTTGGACCCCATCAAAACCCCGTCAAGGTTTCTGGGCTCTTGAGATGGAGTGAGATTCGTTCTGTCTGGTCTCGGATTTAGAGATGGTGTCTGAACAAGGTGGCCCAGCATGACAGAGGCCAAACTACAGTAGGAAATAGGGTAAAAGGACTTTGGGAAGGAGTGAATTAAGACACCCATATGTGCCCCAGCGAATTCCATGCTTCTAGACCAGGAGTCAGCAAACAACAACCTGAGGGCTATATCACTGGCCCTTcacttgttttgtaaataaagttttattagcacACATTCATGCCCATTCATGTTCTTATTGTCTATGGCAGCTTTCCCCATAAAATGGCAGAGCTGAGGAGTTTCCATAGAGACCCTCTGGCCTACAAAACCAAAATCATTGATTCTCTGGCCCTTTGCAGTTAAAACATACCAACCCCTGGCCTGGACACACCCTCACAGGTGTGCCCCATACAGGACACCCCATCAGTATTCTGACACCTCCTTAGTGGGAACAGCCCCAATCTCCATCCTGGGTAGTTTGGGTGCAAAAGTGGCCTTAGAGAGAACACAGGAGCCACCAGCTATATGTGGCCATTTACATCtgtgttaatttttatttcttctataataTATTACATTAAATTAATATGTAAATTTGTCAAATTAATTAAAGGAGGCATCTCGTTACTCAGTTgcaccagccacatttcaagtgctcagtggcTGCAAATGGCTTCTATATCCAACAGTGCAGTCGAGGATGTTTTATCACCGTGTgaagtggggagaggaaggaaggaaggagggtgggatgagGGTGGGGTGCATGGGGGGCCCTTTAGAGATTGCCAGTTTGTATTTTGTGACCTGGGTGATTGGTCCATGGCTGCTTATTTGTACAGTGGTTCTTTACTGGGGGGTGATTCTGTCCCCAGGGGACACTGGGTGATGGCGGGGACATTTGTGGTTGTCACTGCTGGGGGTGTTTCTGGCATCCAGTGAGTgttgggggcagggatggggctCCACACACCACAGTGCCCAGGACGGTCCCCATACAGGGTGACCCAGCCACGATGTCAGCAGTGCCAAAGGCGGGGACTCTGATGTATAAACTCCACTTTCTAAGTATTGGTTTGAACTGCACTGCAGTGCTTTGTTTGTTTCCTGATtttgaaaggagagaaagaagatatAATAGAGCAAATGAGAGCAGAAGAGGGGTGGGTCCTTTCCTGATGGTCCGGTGCTCCCAGTGTAGGGGGTGCGGAttggattcctggtcagggaactaagatcccacatgccggcaGGGTgtgactgattaaaaaaaaaggggggtccCAGAGGGTGTTGTCTGAGAAGTGGGGTCTCTGATCAGATAAGGGAGCTCTCCTGAGCGCCCCTGACCCCACCCCTACCTCCAGCACCAACAGCAGGTCCTGCAGGCCGTGGAGCGGGCCAAGCAGGTGACAGTCGGGGAGCTGAACAGTCTCATTGGGGTGAGTCATCTTGCGCCCGCCCTGCCCCCGGTGGTGAAGCTGCGGGTGCTGGGTGGGCAGCTAGCTGGCCTGGGCTCCAATAGCCTTGGAGACCCCAAGGCGTGCCCTCTCTGCCCAGACACAGCCTCTCTGGCTAGGGGAAGCGGGGGCTCCCAGGGTCTGCCCCCGCCCGCCCCTGGCCCACCCCCCTCCtctccagcagcagcagctccagccactggcccaccatgCCCCCCCTGTGCCCCTCACCCCTCGCCCAGCGGGGCTGGTGGGCGGCAGTGCCACGGGGCTGCTGGCCCTGTCGGGAGCCCTGGCCGCCCAGGCTCAGCTGGCCGCGGTCACCAAGGAGGACCGGGCAGGTGTGGAGGCAGAGGGGTCCAGAGGTGAGTGGACATTCCcagtggcaggggctgggggcatggGGAGAGGATAGCAGGACCACTAAACTCATCTAAATGAGAGggaatgggacttcccaggtggctcagtggtaaagaagctgcctgccaatgcaggagacatggattcgatctctggtccaggatgatcgcacatgctgtggagcaactaagcctgtgtgccacaataattgaacctgtgctctagagctgaggagccacaactactgaatcctgCGCTCCTTAGAGCCCGTGCCCCACAAcaagaagccactgcgatgagaagctcGCCTaactcaactagagagtagcccacacAGTagcaaaaacccagcacagccttaaaagaaataattaataaaataaaattttaaaatgtgagggAATGGAGGGGGCTTCAGAGTTGCAGGTTCAATTCTGTTCCCCATGGGCTATCTGTCTCTGGGCAAGTTATAAACCTCTCTGGGCACCTATCTGAATGGTGCAGGGAAGGGCTAGTCCACTCCTTGCCAGGGTGTTAGAAGGAGGGAgtttctgagttgggaagagggCTTTATGTGCTGTGGACGGCTGAGCGCTCTAGCACCGTGGAATATAAccccccttcttttcctttctctctctttacctCACCCCCGCCTGCCAGTGGAGAGACTCCCTAGCAGGGTAAGTTGACAGGCTCGGGGGACTTGCCCTCTTATCTAACATTTGCTTTGTATTCACATGTGGCTGAAGCTGCTTGTTCTGAGCTGTTAGAGGCCTCAGAAGGAGACCATATCCCGCTTTCACACTGTGTAGCCTTTTTTGAGGGGGGTAGGGGACTGCCCATAAGACtatagagttttatttatttcaaattttccatCTCTAGCGATTTTTGCAatagaataaatgaatgcatgccTGGGTAGCATTCCATCCATTCCTCCATCATTAATTTATCCCTCATCCTCTCCATTTTTATCATCTACAAGAGTGCTGCACAACAGAAATATCATGTGAGCCCTGtaggtagtttttaaaaattgtttagttTCGCACTCATTACAGATGTGCAGGAGGCTGCAAAGAAATGTACAAGGAGGTCCCCTGTACCCCTCACCCAGTAATAACATCTTTGAGTGTCACAGTCAGAAAATAGACATGGGTGCACCCCACAGGGCTTATTCCCACTTCATGGTTTTACATGcactcaagtgtgtgtgtgtgtttccatgcaTTTTCAATCACATATTTAACTTTCTGTAAACATCACTATGAATTTTCCAGTAGCCACATTAGAAAAGTTAAGCAGGTGAAATGAATTTCAACAGCAAATTTTATTTAACACAATGCATCTACAATATTTCAACCTGTAATCAACatgaaaggttttttgttttttgagcagagaaaggtttattgcagggccatgcaaaGAGACCTGCAAGGTTGGCTCATGCCTCCCTTAGAACCCAAACTCACAACATAAAACAGTCTTAATGGGATCTTTTCTGTCTCCAAGCTCCGAATGCATTTTGCACTCAGAGCTTATTTCAGTTTGCATGGGTGCCCCCCAGGGGCCCTTGGGTGATGTCTGGGGACATTTGTGATTGTCACAACACCACTGAATCTGCCCTTGGAAGGTCCTTTTTTCCAGATGAGAAGCTTGGGGCACAGATCCTAGTAACAGTGATGGGGATCCTCAGTTCTGGCTGGGCCAGGACCCAGTCTTGGGCTCAGGGctctctctttctcctgcctGGCCCCTGTGGCTCTGCAGAGTGTGTCTCCCTCACCCCCGGAGAGTGTGGTGGAAGAGGAGCGGCCCAGCGGCCTGGGTGGAAATGGAAAGCAGAGAGCCGAGGAGAAGGATCTGTCAGGACCGTATGTGAGTAGAGGGGGAGGCATGCATGGACTTGGGTGggcagatgggggtggggtgaggctgACCAGCCTGAGAGGTTGATTGCCTCTGTGGGTCGAGAGCTGGGAAGGAGGTAAGGATGCTTCTGGCCTCCAGCCCTCCCCCCACTGCACAGAGGGGTAAACTGAGGCCACATAGCACCTCTTGGGTCAGATTcatcttctccattcttctccattGAGAGATTTCCCCCACTGGCCTCCCTTGTACTTGAACCAAGCCCCAGAATCCCAATCAGACCCTCCCAGGGAGATGTAAGGGGGTGTGGAGGCAGGGGTAGGACCAGGGTGAGCTCTCTTCCCCCCCGTGTCCCCCCCAGGAGAGTGACGAGGACAAGAGCGATTACAACCTGGTGGTGGATGAGGTGAGTCAGGGTCCAGGCTCTTCCTGCTCTGACCTCAGTTCTGGTCTGGGCACAGAGCAGGCAGTGGGTTATCTGGGGGAGTTGGGGGGCCTAGGGGGAGTGGGGGCCTGGTGTTCCCCTCTCTGTGGGATGGCTGGGATGGGGATGCTATGGGGCCAGGGGGAATAGGGGAAACCAGGACATCCCAGGCTGACCTCCTGTCCATAGCATAGgtggggaaattgaggcccagagaaccCCAGAGGTGGGCAATGGAAGTGGCTTCATGCCCCGGTTCTCTGCGTGACTTTGGGGCAGTGACACCCCTTCCCTGGCCTCACTTTTCCTCATCTGTTCAGTGGGGGGAAACAAAACCAAGCCCATATAGAGTTGTTGCTCTGTGTAGCTTATGTCCTTaaacccattgtacagatgaatcaactgaggcacagggaggtttcataatcctcccaagGTGGGTCCTAGATGTCCATCCTAGAGGTCGGGGTGGAACATGGGTTGGGTATAGAGAGgagctctccttcctctgccactTCAGCCCCCGCTACATTCATCGTCACCTCCTCAAACCCAGGACCAACCCTCCGACACCCCCAGCCCAGCAACCACCCCATGTGGAAAGGCACCTACATGCATCCCTGCTCGTCGGGACCTCGTGGACAGTCCAGCCTCCTTGGCCTCCAGCCTTGGCTCACCGCTCCCCAGAGCCAAGGAACTCGTCCTGGTAAGGAGTTGGGGGGGCCTTGAAACTCATTTTATTCATCCCAGGGACCTGAAAACAGACTGCTGCCTTAGATGTGGGATGAGGGAAATGAGCCAGGCTGGTGTGGTCCAGCATTCCCTTCCTGATTATTTTGTTCCTAAAAGTCCACCTCTGCATTAGCCTGGTAATTTTTCCTAAGTGGACTCATTCCATGGAATCTCAATAAATCTGAAAAGGCAACtttgtaaataatattaaaaggtaACTCACCATCTTATGTGGAAAACAAGTGTCTCTAGCACTAGATAGGAAGTCAGTGAAAATAAACACAGTGAGTGAAACTATAGAATTGGCAACTAGCCAGGCTGACTCCAGCCCTGTGAATGTTAAGGTCTTGGGGACACACACACCAGCCCCAATTGTAAGGAAAGATGACTCATACCAGAAAAACTTTCTCCTTGCTTCTCCTGATGTTTGATGCCAGGTGTAGGGGACCACCTGACAgcactcccccacccctcccaacaCCCCCGGCCATTCTCAGTTCTGCTCGGTTTGTTCCTGCCCCCAATTCTTCCCCAGACCCCTGCCCTGCACTTACCAGGGAGACTGTGTCGGTTTCTAGGCCTCCCCTCCCAGCAGGTTGCTATGACAACTGCCAAGGTTGGGGCTCCCATGGCATCTCCTGTGCCCTCCTCCCATGCCGAGGAGATGCAGAGTGGGAGGGGCAGTGCTATTTTAATGGAGAAGCCCCCAGAAGGCCCCCCTGTCCCCATGTTGGCCCCAACTACTCCCTGCCATGGGTGTGTGAATGTGGTTGTCACAAAACGTGTGATCCTGTGAAGGAAAGATAGGGTGCAGCCCACACAAGATGAGGATGTGAAGTTTCTTGAAAGGCAAAGAAAGCGATGACAGAAAGCCAAGATGGAGCTTGTTCCTACATGGAGGTTCAGCTTCCCCTCTCTTCCAGGGTCACCATGGGGAGGGACAGCGGTGGGGGACATCCCCTCCTCATGGGGAGCAAGTGGGTGCCCAGCAGTACTAGGGTCTTGCCTTGGGAGCACGCTGTGGTCTCCTGCTTGCAGAGCCCATCCTAGAGTTTGGTTCTCTGCCCTAAAGGATGTGACACCCTCTAAGTCTGTGTACTGCCTTCTCTCGTGATCCCCATGTTATGTGAATGTTCACCACCCTTTTTTACCCTGCGGCTGCATCGTATACCTTATCACACACATGCGCGATTCTCCCAAGACTGCGTGGGTTCCTGTGTGTGCCTCCCGAGGGCCGATGCTCAGATGTCCACCTGGAGTTCGGATGTGCACGGATGCTCACATGGGTCCCGTGCTCAGGGGGTCACCTGTGGGGCCTGTCCCCAGGTGTCTGTGTATACCTGCAATGAGCCTTGGTCTGCCCCAGGGGTACCTGCTCTCACTTTCCGCCCAGATCCTTGGGCTACAAGGCACCAGGTGCCTGGTGGTGTTCAGTCCTGCCCTTTCCCCCCAGAACGATCTTCCAGTCAGCACACCCGCCTCCAAATCCTGCGACTCCTCCTCGCCCCAGGACGCATCCACCCCTGGGCCCAGCTCGGCCAGTCACCTCCGCCAGCTAGCAGCCAAGCCTGCCCCTTCCACAGACAGTATTGGTGAGTCCTTGCTCCCTTCTGAGGAGTTCTTGAAAATGGGGGTGGAGAGGCAGGAGGTTTGGTTTACAGCTCTGGCATTACCTTGCCCTTTCCATGACTCTGAGCTAGACACTGCCTCACTCTGGGCTTCTTGTTTCTTCATTGTCTTGGCTTGATGGCGGCAGGGgtcaactgaggcccagagagggcaagtaACTTTCTTGGGGGCTCCAGTACCCTAGAAAGACAAGTTTTGGAGTTACACATGCTTGGGTTTGAGGTCAGCTTTGGACACTTActcgctgtgtgaccttgggcaagtgacctgacttctctgagcctcattttccccATCATTATTATGGGGATTGGGGTAGAGGGAGGGACCCAAGATGGGCAAGGTTGGAGGTTAGGGGTAGAGTGGGGGAGGTTTGAGGATGTTCCTGAGATGTTGCTGGACAATTGAGTCTGGGTTTTGAAGGATGCGTAGGAGTTCAACAactgaaaaaggaaagggaaaggctTGTTGACCAGAGTGAACAGCATCTGTTAAGTGTCTAGAGATAGGACAGGGTATGGTGGATGCTGTGCTAGAACATGAGAACCTTGGAGCTCCCCTAAGGCAGTTGGACCTGAGCCCAACATGTCTGAAAACCTGTCTTTGTCCCTTCTTACTCAGCCCTGAGGAGTCCCCTGACCCTGTCCAGTCCCTTCACCACATCCTTCAGCCTGGGCTCCCACAGCGCCCTGAACGGGGACCTCTCTGTGCCTGGCTCCTACGTCAGCCTCCACCTGTCCCCCCAGGTCAGCGGCTCTGTGGTGTATGGACGCTCCCCCATGGTGAGTCCTCAGGGTGAGAGATGCCCGGTGTCAGCAGGacccaggggctgggggctgggaggagaaaCCAGGTATACGTGGAAAGACCAGGGAATGGGGAAAGTGAGGGGAGTCCTGGCTTGGTGAGTGCATGTGAGAAGATGATCTGACGGTCTCAGTAGCCCCACAAGCTTCGTACAGATAAGCACCTGTGACTATGGAAAAGACAACTGTGATCATGCTGCATTAAGagaaacaaaaccccaaacatgGAATGTGAGAGTCCCCTTCAGCCTTCTGGCAGATGGTGTACAGTAGTTTGCCCTGATTTTTGAGGGACTTCAATGATTCTGGTAGATTGCAGAGAAAGGACCAGGCCAGGGAGAGGACAGAAGTGATATCCATGAGGAGGAGCTAAAGGAGAGGCATGAGACCCCCAAGCTGCAGCAAGGGGAGGAGACAAGGTCTGCGTGGGCCCCAGTACTGGGATGAATGCTGGCTAGAGCGAGCCGTCCTGAAGTGGCTGTGGATGCCCCCAGAGGGAATAAAATGTCTGTCACTGGAGTTACCCCAGGCCAGAGGCTGGATGGGCACTTGCAAGTGACATTGTAGAACAGAGGTCAGCAGTGTTTTCTGTAGAGGGCTACATAGTGAGCATTTTTGGCTTGGAAGACCAGTTGGTTCCTATCACAACTACCTGACTCTGCTTTCATAGCTCAAAACCATCCTAGACAATATATACAGGAATGGGTATGGCTGTGtgccagtaaaactttatttacaaatacaAGCAGGGGGCCGTGGTTTGCTGACCCTTGTTCTGAGCATTGGACAGGAGATTCATCAGGATCCCTCCAATTCTGGGGTGCTAGGATTCTCCAGCTAGAGTCCTTGGGGTTCCCTCTATGAAAGCTTCCACTTTCCCATCTGTAGGATAGGTAGAGAAGAGGGCACCTCCCCTTTCTTGGAAGGGGCTGATAAATTGGTTGGGAGGGGTCCTCTGATAAACGGAGAGGGATGTGGCAAGTGAGCACAGGAGAGGCAGACACGGGTTTTAATCACCCTCCCCGTGACACCCCCATTGGTGTTTTGGCAGATGGCATTTGAGTCTCACCCACATCTCCGAGGGTCGTCCATCTCTTCCTCCCTGCCCACCATCCCTGGGGGAAAGCCGTGAGTACCAGGGTGGTGCTCcctgcctcctctgaggtgcttatattgtggggtgggggttgggctCTCCCTCTGCATGtctcaaaagtctcttctgtaagATAACTGGGGCTCCCAGAGTTGCTGTCTGGATAAAGAGATATGTAACAAGCAGGATCTAGACTAGGTTGCTGTCTGGATAAAGAGATATGTAACAAGCAGGATCTAGACCAGGGGTTCTCAGCCGGGCGTAGATTtgtgctgcccctcccccaggacaTTCGGTGAAGTCCGGTGATATGTTTGATTGTCATACCCCAatgcttctagcctctagaagcATGGGACCCAAGGATGCTGCTCCATACCCAATAATGTATCCCACACCAGAGAATGAGCTGGCCCCAAGATTGGTAGAACTTTTTGCCATGAGGAGAACATTCTATACTTAGGGCTGTCTGATCTGAGAGCCATCCGCCATCTGTGGCTATTGAGCACTTCAAATGTGGTCActgcaactgaggaactgaaattttacatttctttaaatttaactGGCCCCGTGTGGCTGCTATTGGACTGCGTTGTCTGGAACTCAAGGCATCTTCCTGGATCTTCTGTTCACCGACATGTACTAAGTGCTTGCTTCCCACGCACCAGGCCACAGCCAGACCACTTCCTCTTTTGTATCGCGCTGACTGTGCCACATCACCTTTGATCCTGGGGCCCTGTCCCTAAACACATGGGGGCACAGGCAGGGGAAgacccctccctgccctgggggGTGAGGGTAAGGAGGGTCCCGGCTCCTTGTGCATCATGCTCTACCTCCATGTCCAGGGCCTACTCCTTCCATGTGTCTGCAGACGGGCAGATGCAGCCGGTGCCCTTCCCTTCCGATGCACTGGTGGGCGCAGGCATCCCGCGGCACGCGCGTCAGCTGCACACACTGGCGCACGGCGAGGTGGTCTGTGCAGTCACCATCAGCGGCTCCACACAGCACGTGTACACGGGTGGCAAGGGCTGCGTGAAGGTGTGGGATGTGGGCCAGCCCGGCGCCAAGATGCCAGTGGCCCAGCTGGACTGCCTGGtgagggtggggcggggcctgcAGACAAGGGATGGGGACCTTGCAGGCCAGAGGGGCAGGGCTTATAGGCCACCTAGGGGTGGGGCTATAGGTTATAGGCCAATGGGTGGAGTTTATAGGCCAACCAGGGTTGGGCCTTTGGCCAATTAGGGGCAGAGCTCTTAGGGCACTGACAGGTGGAGATTATAGGCCAACAGGACACGATTTATAGCCCAACAGGGATGGGGTTTATGGGCCAATGGGTGGAATTCAAGGGCCAACCAGGGGCAGAGCTTATAGGCCAATGGGATGATTTCTTCAGCTGGGTTCCTGCAGGCTTGGCTGGAGGTCCCACCTACTGTCCTTGCTTCTCTCCCCTCCCAGAACCGGGACAATTACATTCGTTCCTGCAAGTTGCTGCCTGACGGCCGGAGTCTGATCGTGGGCGGTGAAGCCAGCACCTTGTCCATCTGGGACCTGGCGGCACCCACTCCTCGCATCAAGGCGGAGCTGACCTCCTCGGCGCCCGCTTGCTATGCCCTGGCCGTCAGTCCTGACGCCAAGGtctgcttctcctgctgcagcGATGGCAACATCGTGGTCTGGGACCTGCAGAACCAGACCATGGTCAGGTGGGTGGCCGGTgccctgtgaccctgggcaagctcCTGCCGTCTTCTGTTGGTGCCGCCTGGGAAGACGCTAAAGCGGCACCGCCTCCGGGGTTGACACCTGGGCCCTCCTTTTTCCAGGCAGTTCCAGGGCCACACGGATGGGGCCAGCTGCATTGACATTTCGGATTATGGCACTCGGCTCTGGACAGGGGGCCTGGACAACACCGTGCGCTGCTGGGACCTGCGGGAGGGCCGCCAGCTGCAGCAGCATGACTTCAGCTCCCAGGTGCCACACGGGGTCTGGCAGAAGTGGGACACAAGCTCCAGGAATCcagcctccctttctctcccccgAGGCACCCAGATGCCAGATAGGACCAAACACCTAGTCTCTATGTCCATCTTTCTTGTCCTTGAGACATATCCAGTCATTCCTCTTTAATCAGTCCTTCAAAGACAGACAGGGAAACACAAAGGAGATGATTCATATCAAGCTCTGAGGCTACCAAGACCCTCAGATCATCTTCCCAGATGATCTTGCCAAGACATTCCCCTGTTCCTTTGTCTTCT from Dama dama isolate Ldn47 chromosome 9, ASM3311817v1, whole genome shotgun sequence carries:
- the TLE2 gene encoding transducin-like enhancer protein 2 isoform X2 codes for the protein MYPQGRHPTPLQSGQPFKFSILEICDRIKEEFQFLQAQYHSLKLECEKLASEKTEMQRHYVMYYEMSYGLNIEMHKQAEIVKRLSGICAQIIPFLTQEHQQQVLQAVERAKQVTVGELNSLIGQQQLQPLAHHAPPVPLTPRPAGLVGGSATGLLALSGALAAQAQLAAVTKEDRAGVEAEGSRVERLPSRSVSPSPPESVVEEERPSGLGGNGKQRAEEKDLSGPYESDEDKSDYNLVVDEDQPSDTPSPATTPCGKAPTCIPARRDLVDSPASLASSLGSPLPRAKELVLNDLPVSTPASKSCDSSSPQDASTPGPSSASHLRQLAAKPAPSTDSIALRSPLTLSSPFTTSFSLGSHSALNGDLSVPGSYVSLHLSPQVSGSVVYGRSPMMAFESHPHLRGSSISSSLPTIPGGKPAYSFHVSADGQMQPVPFPSDALVGAGIPRHARQLHTLAHGEVVCAVTISGSTQHVYTGGKGCVKVWDVGQPGAKMPVAQLDCLNRDNYIRSCKLLPDGRSLIVGGEASTLSIWDLAAPTPRIKAELTSSAPACYALAVSPDAKVCFSCCSDGNIVVWDLQNQTMVRQFQGHTDGASCIDISDYGTRLWTGGLDNTVRCWDLREGRQLQQHDFSSQIFSLGHCPNQDWLAVGMESSSVELLHVRKPEKYQLHLHESCVLSLKFASCGRWFVSTGKDNLLNAWRTPYGASIFQSKESSSVLSCDISGNNKYIVTGSGDKKATVYEVVY
- the TLE2 gene encoding transducin-like enhancer protein 2 isoform X4, producing the protein MYPQGRHPTPLQSGQPFKFSILEICDRIKEEFQFLQAQYHSLKLECEKLASEKTEMQRHYVMYYEMSYGLNIEMHKQAEIVKRLSGICAQIIPFLTQEHQQQVLQAVERAKQVTVGELNSLIGQQQLQPLAHHAPPVPLTPRPAGLVGGSATGLLALSGALAAQAQLAAVTKEDRAGVEAEGSRVERLPSRSVSPSPPESVVEEERPSGLGGNGKQRAEEKDLSGPYESDEDKSDYNLVVDEPPLHSSSPPQTQDQPSDTPSPATTPCGKAPTCIPARRDLVDSPASLASSLGSPLPRAKELVLNDLPVSTPASKSCDSSSPQDASTPGPSSASHLRQLAAKPAPSTDSIALRSPLTLSSPFTTSFSLGSHSALNGDLSVPGSYVSLHLSPQVSGSVVYGRSPMMAFESHPHLRGSSISSSLPTIPGGKPAYSFHVSADGQMQPVPFPSDALVGAGIPRHARQLHTLAHGEVVCAVTISGSTQHVYTGGKGCVKVWDVGQPGAKMPVAQLDCLNRDNYIRSCKLLPDGRSLIVGGEASTLSIWDLAAPTPRIKAELTSSAPACYALAVSPDAKVCFSCCSDGNIVVWDLQNQTMVRQFQGHTDGASCIDISDYGTRLWTGGLDNTVRCWDLREGRQLQQHDFSSQIFSLGHCPNQDWLAVGMESSSVELLHVRKPEKYQLHLHESCVLSLKFASCGRWFVSTGKDNLLNAWRTPYGASIFQSKESSSVLSCDISGNNKYIVTGSGDKKATVYEVVY